The following coding sequences lie in one Spinacia oleracea cultivar Varoflay chromosome 1, BTI_SOV_V1, whole genome shotgun sequence genomic window:
- the LOC110801636 gene encoding uncharacterized protein — MAVDLFTENPSSRGMSPRISFSHDLKNSEIVPIEPHIPLKSSLLDYDFDFCVTRRSGDQEPTLADELFANGIILPIQIKKKIIPTILKSKSFSPSSSSSSSSPYSSFLPPLRPSSVLSSGESEKETEEKQGNTTTTTNNNKSTFWTFKRSKSLNCGSIYKRGLCPLPLLSRSKSTGSTTSAKRSLISKDEKQSSNLKNSNSNSNHQKPPLKKNYGGSSFNSGLIQVSPVLNVPTGKVFGFGSIFSTGKDKTKKK; from the coding sequence atGGCTGTTGATCTTTTCACAGAAAACCCTTCTAGTAGAGGAATGAGTCCCAGGATTTCATTCTCCCATGACCTTAAAAACTCAGAAATTGTTCCGATTGAACCTCATATCCCGTTAAAATCATCGCTTCTCGATTACGACTTCGATTTCTGCGTAACTCGACGGAGCGGTGATCAAGAACCTACATTAGCCGATGAATTATTTGCAAATGGGATAATTCTCCCaatccaaatcaagaaaaagatcATACCCACaatcctaaaatcaaaatcCTTTTCCCCATCTTCATCTTCGTCGTCTTCGTCCCCGTATTCGTCTTTCTTGCCGCCATTGCGGCCGTCCTCTGTTCTCAGCAGCGGCGAAAGCGAGAAAGAAACAGAGGAGAAACAAGggaacaccaccaccaccaccaacaacaacaaatcaacgTTTTGGACGTTCAAGAGAAGCAAGAGTTTGAATTGTGGGAGCATTTATAAAAGAGGATTATGTCCATTGCCTCTTTTATCGAGGAGTAAATCGACTGGTTCAACAACAAGTGCTAAAAGGTCATTGATTTCAAAGGACGAAAAACAGAGTTCTAATTTGAAGAATTCAAATTCGAATTCAAACCATCAAAAACCTCCATTGAAGAAGAATTATGGTGGTTCATCTTTTAATTCTGGTTTAATTCAAGTTAGCCCTGTTCTTAATGTTCCAACTGGCAAGGTTTTCGGATTTGGTTCTATTTTCTCCACCGGCAAAGATAAGACCAAGAAGAAATAA